From the genome of Neisseria lisongii, one region includes:
- a CDS encoding 4'-phosphopantetheinyl transferase family protein: protein MRNILDFYYAGPDLAGRYRPDTLDGNDLLRLQQHPILSRQTDWLVSRALKAAIRQQHTLSDGVLSHSNGCAVYLTCNVPNQIGVDLEQVKPRNFAAWHDILHADEQHWLQLHSNSPENYHVLWCLKEALIKAANGEWADLAAVGLRYRKRRWLLQAGGQTDWQGSVWLLDCFLLACVHKDAADYRFHGFGAWAEQLPQQYCTFSDGLVCFPNAAQP from the coding sequence ATGCGGAATATTTTAGATTTTTATTATGCCGGTCCCGACCTCGCCGGCCGCTACCGCCCCGATACGCTCGATGGCAACGATTTGCTGCGCCTGCAGCAACATCCAATATTATCCCGACAAACCGACTGGCTGGTCAGCCGTGCGCTGAAAGCCGCCATACGGCAACAGCACACACTTTCAGACGGCGTGTTGAGCCACAGCAACGGCTGCGCCGTTTACCTTACCTGCAATGTTCCAAATCAAATCGGTGTGGACTTGGAACAAGTCAAACCGAGAAATTTTGCCGCATGGCACGATATTCTGCACGCCGACGAGCAACACTGGCTGCAACTGCACAGCAACAGCCCTGAAAATTATCATGTATTGTGGTGTTTGAAAGAAGCACTGATTAAAGCCGCCAACGGCGAATGGGCGGACTTGGCCGCAGTCGGTCTGCGTTACCGCAAGCGCCGCTGGCTGCTGCAGGCGGGCGGGCAAACGGATTGGCAGGGAAGTGTTTGGCTGCTCGATTGTTTTCTGCTTGCCTGCGTTCACAAAGATGCCGCCGACTACCGTTTCCACGGCTTCGGCGCATGGGCAGAGCAGTTGCCGCAACAATATTGCACGTTTTCAGACGGCCTTGTCTGTTTTCCCAATGCCGCTCAACCATAA
- a CDS encoding excinuclease yields MLIQKMLPLAAVAVLGLSACQSNSQPSQADNASAQPAAKTAAGKSSAGVGNCTLIQGDTAGAGRKVVYRCNGQAVLRSSQAQALLDSNVPISFGASGAALKAGLITRQAANRVGHTDEETCERAFINAAKKFQAVTLQHGGRRVSNFYSYYDRKPLRGGQYECEVGTFHGRVVMKGDIAR; encoded by the coding sequence ATGTTGATCCAAAAAATGCTTCCGTTGGCGGCCGTTGCCGTTTTGGGTTTGAGCGCCTGTCAGAGCAATTCACAACCGTCTCAAGCGGATAATGCTTCCGCTCAACCTGCTGCAAAAACTGCTGCGGGCAAATCTTCCGCAGGTGTTGGCAACTGTACCCTGATTCAGGGCGATACCGCCGGTGCCGGCCGCAAAGTGGTGTACCGCTGCAACGGCCAAGCCGTATTGCGTTCTTCCCAAGCTCAAGCGCTGCTCGACAGCAACGTACCGATTTCGTTCGGCGCTTCAGGCGCAGCCCTGAAGGCCGGTCTGATTACCCGTCAGGCGGCCAACCGTGTCGGCCATACTGATGAAGAGACCTGCGAACGTGCCTTCATCAATGCAGCGAAAAAATTCCAAGCCGTTACCCTGCAACACGGCGGCCGTCGAGTGAGCAATTTCTACAGCTATTACGACCGTAAACCGTTGCGCGGCGGCCAATACGAATGTGAAGTCGGCACATTCCACGGCCGTGTCGTGATGAAAGGCGACATCGCCCGCTGA
- a CDS encoding pentapeptide repeat-containing protein, with the protein MNEVNFSEAKMSKASFSEAKMSEVNFSKAKTIKSKFQRSENRRFRSNKSGRSGTVKSCKS; encoded by the coding sequence ATGAACGAAGTGAATTTCAGCGAAGCTAAAATGAGTAAAGCGAGTTTCAGCGAAGCTAAAATGAGCGAAGTGAATTTCAGCAAAGCTAAAACAATAAAAAGTAAGTTTCAGCGAAGCGAAAACCGCAGATTTCGTTCAAACAAATCAGGCCGGAGTGGGACAGTCAAATCATGCAAATCATGA
- a CDS encoding beta-ketoacyl-ACP synthase codes for MPIYLQQPAMISAAGCGMEAHIRALLNPPAQTLLQTNDTWVQGKNFAFGAVRETLRPFAEHTAAAHRSRNNQLLWHALEQIEPQIMQAKQVYGAERIAVIIGTSVSGADENIPLFRQLAYGETPTVAFNQQAQLHSDPADFIRQVYGLSGLAYGVSTACTSGARALISAARLLNAGVCDAVICGGVDTLSPLTINGFHALEVLSDGLANPFSANRNGINIGEAAAVFVATRDKQPDSLPLLGYGASSDAYHMSSPHPDGVGAIAAFKQSLQHAALNPDQIAWINAHGTGTRHNDRMESRAVAEVFGMQTAVTSTKPLTGHTLGAAGALEAAFLWAVVSRKWNEGGILPPQLWDGVRDEELPEIMLSDTGSCWPAGRRIGASSSFAFGGNNAVLIIGEEADA; via the coding sequence ATGCCGATTTATCTACAACAACCTGCGATGATTTCCGCCGCCGGCTGCGGTATGGAAGCGCATATCCGGGCCTTGCTCAATCCGCCGGCGCAGACGCTGCTGCAAACCAACGATACGTGGGTGCAGGGAAAAAATTTTGCCTTTGGCGCAGTACGGGAAACCTTGCGCCCGTTTGCCGAACACACCGCCGCCGCCCACCGCAGCCGCAACAACCAATTATTGTGGCACGCCTTGGAACAAATCGAGCCGCAGATTATGCAGGCGAAACAGGTTTACGGAGCGGAACGCATTGCCGTGATTATCGGTACATCGGTCAGCGGCGCAGATGAAAATATTCCGCTTTTCCGGCAGCTTGCCTACGGTGAAACGCCTACTGTTGCGTTTAACCAACAGGCGCAGCTGCATTCCGATCCTGCTGATTTTATCCGGCAGGTGTACGGTCTGTCAGGCTTGGCATATGGCGTTTCAACGGCGTGTACTTCGGGCGCACGGGCGTTAATCAGTGCCGCCAGATTGTTGAACGCAGGCGTATGCGATGCCGTGATTTGCGGCGGGGTCGATACCCTGTCGCCACTGACGATTAACGGTTTTCATGCTTTGGAAGTACTTTCAGACGGCCTAGCCAATCCGTTTTCCGCCAACCGCAACGGCATCAATATCGGCGAAGCGGCGGCGGTGTTTGTGGCGACACGGGACAAGCAGCCCGACAGTTTGCCGCTCTTGGGCTATGGCGCAAGCAGCGACGCTTATCATATGTCGTCGCCGCACCCTGACGGCGTGGGCGCAATCGCCGCCTTCAAACAGTCTTTACAGCACGCCGCTTTAAACCCCGATCAAATCGCTTGGATTAATGCCCACGGCACGGGAACTCGCCATAACGACCGCATGGAGAGCCGTGCTGTTGCCGAAGTATTCGGTATGCAGACGGCGGTAACTTCAACCAAACCGCTGACCGGACATACGCTAGGTGCAGCGGGGGCGTTGGAGGCGGCATTTTTATGGGCGGTGGTGTCCCGAAAATGGAATGAGGGCGGAATATTGCCGCCGCAGTTGTGGGACGGCGTTCGTGACGAAGAATTGCCTGAAATCATGTTGAGCGACACCGGCAGCTGCTGGCCCGCAGGCCGGCGTATCGGTGCCAGCAGTTCGTTTGCTTTCGGCGGCAACAATGCCGTGTTGATTATAGGAGAAGAGGCCGATGCCTGA
- a CDS encoding ApeP family dehydratase, translating into MPECPIISPERLLPHSGKMMLLERVVSYDEHSLLAHAEITSDHILLPDGAQALPAYLAAEIMAQGIGAWAGAHALDKGEAVRLGFLLGSRKLIFRRPDIPVGTKLAVWVQQSWQDDSGMGVFDCELRCREPLDDLAADTVLVSGAMNVYAPKHEADLNQLLAS; encoded by the coding sequence ATGCCTGAATGCCCGATTATATCGCCCGAACGCCTGTTGCCGCACAGCGGAAAAATGATGCTGTTGGAGCGGGTGGTGTCGTATGACGAACACAGCCTGCTCGCCCATGCCGAGATTACGTCCGACCATATTCTGTTGCCCGACGGTGCGCAGGCCTTGCCTGCTTATCTGGCGGCGGAAATCATGGCGCAGGGCATAGGCGCATGGGCGGGGGCGCACGCTTTGGATAAGGGCGAAGCAGTGCGTTTGGGCTTTTTGCTCGGTTCGAGAAAACTGATTTTCAGACGGCCTGATATTCCGGTCGGCACCAAGCTCGCAGTTTGGGTGCAACAATCGTGGCAGGACGATTCGGGCATGGGCGTATTCGATTGCGAACTGCGCTGCAGAGAGCCGTTGGACGATTTGGCGGCGGATACTGTATTGGTCAGCGGCGCAATGAATGTGTATGCGCCCAAGCATGAAGCAGATTTAAATCAATTATTGGCATCATAA
- the fabG gene encoding 3-oxoacyl-ACP reductase FabG, with product MTSSKPSILITGSNRGIGKAAALALAEDGYDIVVHCRSRRDEAEAVAETLKALGSNSRILQFDVADRAACREILTADIEQHGAYYGVVLNAGLTRDNAFPALSDEDWDGVLRTNLDGFYNVLHPVMMPMIRRRAAGRIVCVASVSGLIGNRGQVNYSASKAGIIGAAKALALELAKRKITVNCVAPGLIDTDMIDDNIPVEEILKMIPAQRMGKPEEVAHAIRFLMSEQAAYITRQVLAVNGGLC from the coding sequence ATGACAAGCAGCAAACCAAGCATTTTAATCACCGGCTCAAACCGGGGCATCGGTAAAGCAGCGGCGCTGGCGCTGGCGGAAGACGGTTACGATATCGTGGTGCATTGCCGCAGCCGCCGTGACGAAGCAGAAGCAGTTGCCGAAACGCTGAAAGCCTTGGGCAGCAACAGCCGGATTTTGCAGTTTGACGTTGCCGACCGTGCCGCCTGTCGTGAAATTCTCACCGCAGACATCGAGCAGCACGGCGCTTATTACGGCGTGGTGCTGAATGCGGGATTGACACGGGACAACGCCTTTCCCGCTTTGAGCGATGAAGATTGGGACGGCGTATTGCGTACCAATCTCGACGGTTTTTACAATGTATTGCACCCGGTAATGATGCCGATGATCCGCCGCCGTGCGGCAGGGCGGATTGTGTGCGTGGCATCGGTGTCGGGGCTGATCGGCAATCGGGGGCAGGTGAATTACAGCGCTTCCAAAGCCGGTATTATCGGTGCCGCAAAAGCCTTGGCGCTGGAGTTGGCAAAACGCAAAATCACGGTAAACTGCGTTGCCCCCGGTTTAATTGATACCGATATGATTGACGACAATATTCCGGTGGAAGAAATCCTGAAAATGATACCGGCGCAGCGTATGGGCAAACCCGAAGAAGTGGCGCACGCCATACGCTTTCTGATGAGTGAACAGGCAGCGTATATCACCCGCCAAGTGCTGGCCGTTAATGGCGGATTGTGCTGA
- a CDS encoding beta-ketoacyl-ACP synthase encodes MQTKRVVITGVGALSAFGRTWAEVKTALAAKQSAVRFMPEYQAFGELEAYLAAPLAEEYTAPKHWTRKQLRSMGKVAQYCVDAAEQALQQAGLLNDESIKDGRIGVAAGSSSGSPADILDVGLLMSQLPNRFNANTYVRMMPHTTAANVAIFFGLTGRVIPTSSACTSGSQGIGYAYEAIKYGKIPMMLAGGSEELNASQVVVFDSLYAASRRNEQPETTPRPYDSSRDGLVIGEGACMMVLEELEHALARGANIIAEIVGYGANSDGSHVTRPQKETMQRCMELAIQDAGIQPEQIGYVNGHGTATEQGDIAETQATEAVFGSSMPISSQKSYLGHTLGACGALESWFSIEMMRDGWFAPTLNLDNIDERCGKLDYIRGDGKQIQTDYVMNNNFAFGGVNTSLIFKRWQG; translated from the coding sequence ATGCAGACAAAACGAGTTGTGATTACCGGCGTGGGCGCATTATCGGCATTCGGCCGGACATGGGCAGAGGTCAAAACCGCTTTGGCGGCCAAACAAAGTGCCGTCCGCTTTATGCCCGAATATCAGGCATTCGGCGAATTGGAAGCCTATCTTGCCGCCCCGTTGGCCGAAGAATATACCGCCCCGAAGCATTGGACGCGCAAACAGCTGCGCAGCATGGGTAAAGTGGCGCAATACTGCGTGGATGCCGCCGAACAGGCTTTGCAGCAGGCAGGATTATTAAACGACGAGTCGATTAAAGACGGCAGAATAGGCGTGGCGGCAGGCTCGTCCAGCGGCAGCCCGGCGGATATTTTAGATGTCGGCTTGCTGATGTCGCAGTTGCCCAACCGTTTTAATGCCAACACTTATGTGCGCATGATGCCGCATACCACCGCCGCCAACGTCGCCATTTTCTTCGGCCTAACCGGCCGGGTGATCCCCACATCTAGCGCCTGCACATCGGGCAGCCAAGGCATCGGCTATGCCTATGAAGCGATTAAATACGGCAAAATCCCCATGATGCTGGCAGGCGGTTCAGAAGAATTAAACGCTTCGCAAGTGGTGGTGTTTGACAGCCTGTATGCCGCCAGCCGACGCAATGAGCAGCCTGAAACCACGCCCCGCCCATACGACAGCAGTCGGGACGGCTTGGTCATCGGCGAGGGAGCGTGCATGATGGTTCTGGAAGAACTAGAACACGCCCTTGCCCGTGGGGCAAATATCATTGCCGAAATCGTGGGCTATGGTGCAAATTCAGACGGTAGCCACGTTACCCGCCCGCAAAAAGAAACGATGCAACGCTGTATGGAATTAGCGATCCAAGATGCGGGCATTCAGCCTGAACAAATCGGCTATGTCAACGGACACGGCACAGCAACGGAACAGGGCGATATTGCCGAAACCCAAGCGACTGAAGCGGTATTTGGTTCATCAATGCCGATCAGCTCGCAAAAAAGTTATTTAGGGCATACGCTCGGGGCGTGCGGGGCGTTGGAAAGTTGGTTCAGCATTGAAATGATGCGGGACGGCTGGTTCGCCCCAACCTTGAATTTGGATAACATTGACGAACGTTGTGGCAAGCTGGACTACATTCGTGGCGACGGCAAACAGATTCAGACCGATTATGTGATGAATAACAACTTCGCTTTTGGCGGGGTAAATACGTCATTGATTTTCAAACGTTGGCAGGGCTAA
- a CDS encoding dialkylrecorsinol condensing enzyme, whose amino-acid sequence MKKILLVSYSQTGQLTRLAQSFISPLQNRADILLEHLPLKPQQDYPFPWSFQRFFNTFPETVHLQPEPLAEFALAQEQYDLVVIAYSVWFLSPSQPITAFLQSGQAKKILKNTPVITLIGCRNMWLQAQEKMKKLLTDCQANLIGNVVKVDQCNDWASFITTPLWMLTGKKQAVNWLPTAGIAEEDIADMQRFGKQLLQFFAQNRPLDRTLFQGMGAVKIDEKLMMSEKVGARSFHIWGKILIKSGRFFPSFRTIMLYVYVVFLIAMILTVVPISALLKRLLKPLIQHKLDKQKRYFAEPSGE is encoded by the coding sequence ATGAAAAAAATTCTGCTGGTGTCTTATTCTCAAACAGGGCAACTGACCCGCCTTGCACAATCGTTTATTTCGCCCCTGCAAAACAGAGCGGATATTTTGCTGGAACATTTGCCACTTAAACCACAGCAAGATTATCCGTTTCCGTGGTCGTTTCAACGATTTTTCAACACCTTTCCTGAAACCGTGCATTTACAGCCTGAGCCATTGGCAGAGTTTGCTTTAGCACAGGAACAATACGATCTGGTTGTAATCGCCTACAGCGTTTGGTTTTTATCGCCATCGCAACCGATCACCGCTTTTTTACAAAGTGGGCAGGCTAAAAAAATCCTGAAAAATACGCCCGTTATCACCCTGATCGGGTGTCGTAATATGTGGCTACAAGCCCAAGAAAAAATGAAAAAATTGCTGACGGACTGTCAGGCAAACCTGATCGGCAATGTGGTGAAAGTGGATCAATGCAACGACTGGGCGAGCTTTATCACCACGCCTTTATGGATGCTCACTGGCAAAAAACAGGCGGTGAATTGGTTACCAACTGCGGGCATTGCGGAAGAAGACATCGCCGATATGCAACGTTTCGGCAAACAATTATTGCAATTTTTTGCACAAAACCGACCGCTTGATCGCACCTTATTTCAAGGAATGGGGGCGGTTAAAATTGATGAAAAACTGATGATGAGCGAAAAAGTCGGGGCAAGAAGTTTTCATATTTGGGGCAAAATCCTGATAAAGAGCGGGCGATTTTTTCCGAGTTTTCGCACCATAATGCTTTATGTGTATGTGGTGTTTTTAATTGCAATGATTTTAACCGTCGTGCCGATTTCAGCCTTGCTTAAACGCCTATTAAAACCCTTGATACAGCATAAACTGGACAAGCAAAAACGTTATTTTGCCGAGCCAAGTGGGGAATAA
- a CDS encoding tetratricopeptide repeat protein, which translates to MSIFQEAKKQFEQKNYDKAIGLFQQYQAYLEKEQNKQEHIINLNIATHWLGRCYLRKEKFDEAIKHFEKSEAYAQQIQDNKKRIDELRIAAHWLGNCYFRKEKFDEAIKHFEKSEAYAQQIQDNKKRIDKLCIAENWLGNCYFRKEKFDEAIKHFEKSEAYAQQIQDNKKRIDELRIAAHWLGNCYFRKEKFDEAIKHFEKSEAYAQQIQDNKKRIDKLCIAENWLGVCYFRKENFDEARKYFKKSEEYAKEINNIKRVIFSKRLIGHTFYKSYKNKNELGDKNKLEEYLKNKKEIIKISMGNISNESIIDILSILTIDPIELDESISHYTNSNVVNILLGINGKEKSKMRLNSSTYMNDISEGKVLYKHLDINTNSFEKKYEISSSSVAFFTCFSKRSNNLNQFRLYGKENNIEASGCCIVMKKLSKWVTELDPSKSFLNDNLEGSIQNSEVKELELPLYQVAYISDFGDKPIKLPSLGDDDNISQFRIEKLNEFFNKLKNEMKNEMKNEMKYKRELEYIRYLFKDISFIDEEEFRILKVEKITSKNVKFCEEYNALYLEYKDISQYIGEIILGTNFEKTPNKHKNETFAHKINKEYSGIKVSQSTLPINCPK; encoded by the coding sequence ATGAGTATTTTTCAAGAAGCCAAGAAACAATTTGAACAAAAAAATTATGATAAGGCTATAGGACTATTCCAGCAATATCAAGCATATTTAGAAAAAGAACAAAATAAACAAGAACATATTATAAACTTAAATATCGCAACTCACTGGTTAGGGCGGTGTTATCTTAGAAAAGAAAAATTTGATGAAGCAATAAAACATTTTGAGAAATCGGAAGCATATGCACAACAAATTCAAGATAATAAAAAACGTATAGATGAATTACGCATAGCTGCTCATTGGTTAGGTAACTGTTATTTTAGAAAAGAAAAATTTGATGAAGCAATAAAACATTTTGAGAAATCGGAAGCATATGCACAACAAATTCAAGATAATAAAAAACGTATAGATAAATTATGTATAGCTGAAAACTGGTTAGGTAACTGTTATTTTAGAAAAGAAAAATTTGATGAAGCAATAAAACATTTTGAGAAATCGGAAGCATATGCACAACAAATTCAAGATAATAAAAAACGTATAGATGAATTACGCATAGCTGCTCATTGGTTAGGTAACTGTTATTTTAGAAAAGAAAAATTTGATGAAGCAATAAAACATTTTGAGAAATCGGAAGCATATGCACAACAAATTCAAGATAATAAAAAACGTATAGATAAATTATGTATAGCTGAAAACTGGTTAGGTGTCTGTTATTTTAGAAAAGAAAATTTTGATGAGGCAAGAAAATATTTTAAAAAGTCGGAAGAATATGCAAAAGAAATAAATAATATCAAGAGGGTAATTTTTAGCAAACGTCTTATTGGGCATACTTTTTATAAAAGTTACAAAAATAAAAATGAGCTAGGGGATAAAAATAAACTAGAGGAATATTTAAAGAACAAAAAAGAAATCATAAAAATTTCTATGGGGAACATAAGTAATGAAAGTATTATTGATATATTATCAATATTAACCATTGATCCTATTGAATTAGATGAAAGTATTTCTCACTATACTAATAGTAATGTTGTTAATATATTATTGGGAATAAATGGTAAGGAAAAAAGCAAAATGCGTTTAAATAGTAGTACGTATATGAATGATATCTCAGAAGGAAAAGTTTTATATAAACATTTAGATATAAATACTAATTCCTTTGAAAAAAAATATGAAATATCCAGTAGTAGTGTTGCATTTTTCACTTGTTTTTCTAAGCGAAGCAATAATCTCAATCAATTTAGATTATATGGAAAAGAGAATAATATAGAAGCTTCAGGATGCTGTATTGTAATGAAAAAATTGAGTAAGTGGGTTACTGAACTAGATCCTAGCAAGTCTTTTTTAAATGATAACTTAGAAGGTTCTATACAGAATTCGGAAGTTAAAGAATTAGAATTACCTTTATATCAGGTTGCTTATATATCAGATTTTGGAGATAAACCTATTAAGTTACCGAGTTTAGGTGATGACGATAATATCTCACAATTTAGAATTGAAAAGCTCAATGAATTCTTTAATAAACTAAAAAATGAGATGAAAAATGAGATGAAAAATGAGATGAAATATAAAAGAGAATTAGAATATATACGTTATTTATTCAAAGATATTTCATTTATAGATGAAGAAGAGTTTAGAATACTAAAAGTAGAAAAAATTACTTCTAAAAATGTTAAATTCTGTGAAGAATATAATGCTTTATATCTAGAGTATAAAGATATTTCACAATACATTGGAGAAATTATTTTAGGTACAAATTTTGAGAAAACACCTAATAAGCATAAAAATGAAACGTTTGCTCATAAAATTAATAAAGAGTACTCTGGAATTAAAGTATCTCAATCTACTTTACCAATTAATTGTCCAAAATAA
- a CDS encoding beta-ketoacyl-ACP synthase III: MLFEVYLNRISTFLPNNPVSNDEMEGVLGMVGDVPSRVRKMILRSNGIQHRYYAINPDNRQATHTSTELAVEAIKGLIAQGLDPQQIDFLACGTSYPDQILPGQGVMVQGLIPNAPSCEVISVAGVCVAGMGAMKQAFNAIRTGEHQTAVAVASECASAIMRSENFRSEVAQKQLDNAKPEIAFEKDFLRWMLSDGAGAVQLSNRPNATGFSFKIHWIELISYANEMPVCMYAGAEIEDGQFISWKAMPSEKREQRSAMAIKQDVKLLNENIVRYTVEKALQRLVQKYDLKPQEIDYFLPHYSSEFFRDKLLSGLENIDFVIPQSKWFTNLREKGNTGSASIYIILDEFSRTFPLQTGQKVLCYVPESGRFSSCFMLLEVVNGQS; this comes from the coding sequence ATGTTATTTGAAGTTTATTTAAACCGAATTTCAACCTTCTTACCGAATAACCCTGTTTCCAACGACGAAATGGAAGGCGTATTGGGTATGGTCGGCGATGTGCCGTCCCGTGTGCGGAAAATGATTTTGCGTTCCAACGGCATTCAGCACCGCTATTACGCCATCAATCCCGACAACCGCCAAGCAACCCATACCAGTACCGAGCTTGCGGTAGAAGCCATTAAAGGGCTGATTGCACAAGGGCTGGATCCGCAACAAATTGATTTTTTAGCCTGCGGTACGTCTTACCCCGACCAAATTTTGCCGGGGCAGGGCGTGATGGTGCAAGGGCTTATTCCGAACGCCCCGTCGTGCGAAGTAATCAGCGTGGCGGGCGTGTGCGTGGCAGGAATGGGGGCGATGAAACAAGCCTTTAATGCCATTCGTACTGGCGAGCATCAAACCGCCGTAGCCGTGGCATCCGAATGTGCGTCCGCCATTATGCGGAGCGAAAATTTCCGTTCAGAAGTGGCACAAAAACAGCTGGATAACGCCAAACCAGAAATTGCCTTTGAAAAAGATTTTCTGCGTTGGATGCTTTCAGACGGTGCAGGTGCGGTGCAACTGAGCAACCGCCCGAATGCCACGGGGTTCAGTTTTAAAATTCACTGGATTGAACTGATTTCCTATGCCAACGAAATGCCAGTGTGTATGTACGCTGGGGCGGAAATTGAAGACGGGCAGTTTATCAGTTGGAAAGCAATGCCGTCTGAAAAACGGGAACAGCGTAGTGCTATGGCGATTAAACAAGATGTCAAATTATTGAACGAAAATATCGTCCGCTACACCGTAGAAAAAGCCTTGCAACGGCTTGTGCAAAAATACGATCTTAAGCCACAAGAAATTGATTATTTCTTACCGCACTATTCTTCTGAATTTTTCCGAGATAAGCTATTGTCAGGGTTGGAAAACATTGATTTTGTCATTCCGCAAAGCAAATGGTTTACCAACTTGCGTGAAAAAGGCAACACAGGTTCAGCGTCCATTTACATTATTTTGGACGAATTTAGTCGCACATTCCCACTGCAAACAGGGCAAAAAGTGCTGTGCTATGTACCAGAAAGCGGACGTTTTTCTTCCTGCTTTATGTTGTTAGAGGTAGTGAATGGACAGTCTTAA
- a CDS encoding REP-associated tyrosine transposase, with protein MPNYRRDFVQGGVYFFTIALQDRTKDFLVRYIDKLREAYQETLYHYPFETIAICILPEHLHLIMQLPEKDNNFSRRIQVLKTNFSKRLPKECQGNFNQSREKRGELGIWQRRFWEHRIKDDEDLSKHIDYIYYNPVKHGYVQNVKSWLYSSFHRDVEKGIFEKDWGSNIPIRIQNLYQE; from the coding sequence ATGCCAAATTATCGGCGTGATTTTGTGCAAGGTGGTGTATATTTTTTTACTATCGCATTACAAGATCGCACTAAAGATTTCCTTGTCCGCTATATTGATAAATTGCGTGAAGCCTATCAAGAAACGCTATATCATTATCCTTTTGAAACCATAGCAATTTGCATTTTACCCGAACACCTTCATTTAATAATGCAACTTCCTGAAAAGGATAATAATTTTTCTCGTCGAATTCAGGTGCTAAAAACAAATTTCAGTAAAAGGTTGCCCAAAGAATGTCAGGGTAATTTTAACCAAAGTAGAGAAAAACGAGGTGAATTAGGTATTTGGCAAAGAAGATTTTGGGAGCATCGAATTAAAGATGACGAAGATTTATCCAAACATATTGATTATATTTATTATAATCCTGTGAAACATGGTTATGTTCAGAATGTAAAAAGTTGGTTGTATTCTTCATTTCATCGAGATGTTGAAAAAGGTATTTTTGAAAAAGATTGGGGAAGTAATATTCCCATTAGAATACAAAATTTATATCAAGAGTAG
- a CDS encoding BtrH N-terminal domain-containing protein, which yields MNKANFPHQHTAHCESGVMSTMLKAQGIELNEAMVFGLAHALTFVYLPIIKISGMPLISYRMPPRSIIKNVCKALGIKLKIQKFSTALLGQQALDQALAEQKLVGLQTSVFWLPYFPPEMRFHFNAHNLLVYGKQQHEYLISDPVFESVQRCNEDDLQKARFAKGALASKGLMYYLDSKPEQPPELATLIHQAIRKNAKQMLAPLFFVGVKGICSVAKSIEKLATSKKSEKYKKLYLGHIVRMQEEIGTGGAGFRYLYAYFLEQAADICQQPAYQQASEQMTAIGDQWRQFASLCVKQCRKPTEQGYGEIAVFLRKIAEQEELLWRSLKNVSN from the coding sequence ATGAATAAGGCAAACTTCCCTCACCAACACACCGCCCATTGCGAAAGCGGGGTGATGTCCACGATGTTGAAAGCACAGGGTATTGAGCTAAATGAGGCGATGGTTTTCGGTTTGGCTCACGCCCTGACTTTTGTCTATTTACCGATCATTAAGATCAGCGGTATGCCGTTGATTTCTTACCGTATGCCACCCCGATCCATTATCAAAAATGTGTGCAAGGCGTTGGGGATCAAATTAAAAATTCAAAAATTTTCCACCGCTCTTTTGGGGCAACAAGCCTTAGATCAGGCGTTAGCGGAACAAAAATTAGTCGGTTTGCAAACGTCTGTTTTCTGGTTGCCCTATTTCCCGCCCGAAATGCGGTTTCATTTTAATGCCCATAATTTGTTGGTTTACGGTAAACAACAGCACGAGTATTTGATTAGCGATCCCGTATTTGAGAGCGTGCAACGTTGCAATGAAGACGATTTGCAAAAAGCCCGCTTTGCCAAAGGGGCGTTAGCGTCAAAGGGCTTGATGTACTACCTTGACAGTAAACCCGAACAACCGCCCGAATTGGCAACGCTCATTCATCAAGCCATTCGCAAAAATGCCAAACAGATGTTAGCCCCACTATTTTTTGTGGGCGTAAAAGGCATTTGTTCGGTTGCCAAATCCATTGAAAAACTGGCAACCAGTAAAAAATCGGAAAAATATAAAAAACTCTATCTCGGACATATTGTGCGGATGCAGGAAGAAATCGGCACAGGCGGTGCAGGGTTCCGCTATCTGTATGCCTATTTTTTAGAACAGGCAGCGGACATTTGCCAACAACCTGCATACCAACAAGCATCGGAACAAATGACCGCAATCGGCGATCAATGGCGACAATTTGCCAGTTTATGCGTAAAACAATGCCGTAAACCGACAGAACAAGGCTATGGTGAAATTGCCGTGTTTTTACGCAAGATTGCTGAGCAGGAAGAATTGTTATGGCGAAGTTTAAAAAATGTTTCAAATTAA